CACTCCACAAATAGCATTATTTgacataattacaatatttaattttatttatataattttttaggtttggattttatattttacatttaggatatagttttgaggggcagagtttaggatttaattttgaaacatgCAGTGTACTATAATATTATTCTCAAATCACAATTGACTTTTTTAATTACGTAACTGCaatctataataaaataaagaaaaaattaaacactgttaaaagaaaatttctagAAAATGGTTCAAGATACCAAACAAGGGAATATGGTTAAATCATAGGGTTCTGCGAGACTACGATGATACTCAATGTTTAATCTGTATAGCCTTCAAACAAGAGAATACGATTAAATCAAACGGTCTATGGTGATACTCCTCGTCCAGCCGATTAACTTAATGGTTAATGTGTCAAAACAGAGGTGAGATGCGTTCAAGGATTGAGTCTCTGGAGAAATAACTCCATAGAGGTCAATGATGAGATCTTCAAGCGCTATCTTCAAGGAAATCATGAAGAGATCGTCAATGAGGTCGCTGCAGGTTTATTCCGCTTGTCTTATCATTCGTCTCTGTTTTACGTACAGTATGCAACTtctgactctttttttttttttttggttttactagCATATGATCTCTTGGACACCGATAGGAGCAACTTCAATGTGACCATTTGGTATTACACTACATACAAGGGAGATTTGCAAGATTGGCGTGTAAAGTATGTCCGAGTTCCTCGCTCAGTCAATTTGGTAAGAAATTAAGTGTTGTATGTTAGTAAATTAAGTGTTGTATAGAACTGGTCTTttgttcaaagttcaaacccaTTCATAGACTCTGTTAAAAATTGCAGGTTTCAAATGCTTATCTTGAGTTTTTGAAAGGCCCAGGGACAAAGATGTTACTCGATTTTGTGAAAGAAATGCCAAAACAAGAAACTAGGCTTCGCATGGACATGGCGTCTCTCGTTGGCCCCATTTTCTTCTCATGGGTTATTCTTCTTCTGTTCCCTGTAAGTTCGTTTCAAGTTGACTGCTTCATACTCTTATAAGTATATGATGATCTCCAAAACTTGGAAGTAATTTTCCATTATTAAACATTATGCTCTGCTTCCTAGTTGAAAATATAATGAACATGCCTATAACTTGATGGTTAATAGACATTTTCAATAGTTATAAGAGACATTTTGTATGCAGGTGATCTTGAACTCATTGGTGTATGAGAAGCAGCAACGTCtcagaatcataatgaaaatgCACGGGCTAGGAGATGCTTCATATTGGATGATTTCCTACGCATATTTTCTCGCAATATCGACGTTATACATTGTATGCTTGATGGTATTTGGGTCAGCAATAGGTACTGAAGGAATTATTGACACAGAAATCTtatgttaatattttcttatgtatTCAAATAGAACAAAGTTTTAAAGCTATAGTTTTTTGCAGGACTTAAGTTCTTCCGGTTCAATGACTACAGTGTCCAATTcactttctattttctttatataaatctGCAAATCTCCATTGCCTTTCTAGTTTCCTCAGCATTTTCAAAAGCTGTGACAGCATCAGGTAATAACTAAATCAAAGtcacatattttctttttcaaatttggtCTGGGAACATGTTGGTGTTAAGAGAAACACTTTTTGCTCTATTACCCAAATTGTAGTTGCTGCATACATATATGTGTTCGGATCCGGGCTATTAGGCGCGTTCCTCTTCCAGTTTCTGGTGGAAGGTTTATCGTTTCCCAGTAAGCTATACACAACTTGAAGAGGACATAGTTTTAAAAGTCAAAACTGTACTAtatatcttttactttttaccaGGACGCTGGCTTTTTGTCTTGGAGTTGTATCCGGGATTCTCTTTATACCGTGGGTTGTATGAATTCTCACAGTACGCTTTCCAGAGAAACTTGAATGGAAGGGATGGGATGAAGTGGAAACATTTCAGAGGTAGTGCAATGGATGAAGTTTTCTCCATCATTATCATTGAGTGGTTTCTCGCTCTCATTGTAACATACTGTATGAACCGAGTTTCTTTATCCGCGAAAGATCCTATTGTATTCTTG
The Camelina sativa cultivar DH55 chromosome 6, Cs, whole genome shotgun sequence genome window above contains:
- the LOC104790981 gene encoding ABC transporter A family member 6-like, which produces LAYDLLDTDRSNFNVTIWYYTTYKGDLQDWRVKYVRVPRSVNLVSNAYLEFLKGPGTKMLLDFVKEMPKQETRLRMDMASLVGPIFFSWVILLLFPVILNSLVYEKQQRLRIIMKMHGLGDASYWMISYAYFLAISTLYIVCLMVFGSAIGLKFFRFNDYSVQFTFYFLYINLQISIAFLVSSAFSKAVTASVAAYIYVFGSGLLGAFLFQFLVEGLSFPRRWLFVLELYPGFSLYRGLYEFSQYAFQRNLNGRDGMKWKHFRGSAMDEVFSIIIIEWFLALIVTYCMNRVSLSAKDPIVFLENTFKKSLSPQKLSLQKQGSAVSVEMENLDVLQEREKVEQLMLEPNTSHAIVCDNLKKVYPGRDGNPPKLAISGLSLVVTSGECFGMLGPNGAGKTSFINMMTGLVKPTSGSAFVRGLDICKDMDKVYTSMGVCPQHE